From the genome of Solanum lycopersicum chromosome 12, SLM_r2.1:
CACTTATGAAATAACCTAATTACTCtccataactatagtttgataattcaaatttgtagctacatgttatatggagaagagaggcgagcaagactagagagaggagagaggcgagagagagggggaaaagaatgggagaaatgtaaattgtatatgtatattggttagataattgtatattatacatatgtatttgtatatatggcaagagatatttggagagggaggagagaggtgaacgagactgggagagaggcGAATGAGACGAGAGAGAGGGGACAaaaagtgggagagaggtgaactgtatatgtatataattgtatattatacatatgcatttgtatatatggcaagcgagattgggagaggaaggagagagacAAGTGAGAGAGGACAGAGaatgggagagaggtgaattgtatatgtatataggtaaaataattgtataatatacatatgtatttgtatatcctggcaaattatacatatacaaatatgattaatcatacaaactcgaagtcaaccCACGTAATTATTGTATAATGTCAGTCGCaagtgataattatagcaaactatagctatgatgagtaattaaatattataagtttGCATAGTCACATAATTTTTCTTCTAATAAACCCTCTCTGTTGAACGAAAGATGAAAAAGATACAACACAACAAGCaaaagcaacaacaaaaaaCGAAATAACGACTAATCTTCAACACTCACCCATTCCAACTAATTACATAATATATTGCATAgcaacataataattaattaatatattgcATAGCAACATAATAATATCCAACGTAATTTCAGAAGTGAATTTAGAAAGAAATAAGGGGTTAACAACTTTGACctcttatgttatgaattatgaaggcaaacaaattattttgataaaaattcaacccaaatatgcataacaaaattgaattactatttaaatTCCCTTTTAATAATCTTTTTCAccttgaaaataatatttaagaaaacaaaattaagagGTAATAATTTGGGTATAATCATAACACCAAATAAAACCCCAAATTAAAAAGGTAAAGTTAAGTAAGACACTCTTTAAAACCCTCATGAGAGCCGTTTTTCTGTACTTCTCTTCTCCGCCACATCGAATccaaaaaaaccctaaaaaagaTTGCATAACACAATCGTctcaaatttcaaaaagaatttgaTATATTGTTGTAATCATTCgcatatatttttatcaaaaacagTAGTGAATTTGGTTTGGTTGGATATGGTATCAAGTTCTAAATCGGAAAGTGGGACTCATGTTATATCTGTCGGCGTACGGGAAATACTAGAATCTATCAAGGAAGTTGTTGGAAATCATTCCGATGCTGATATTTATGTGACTCTTAAAGAAACCAACATGGACCCTAATGAAACTGCTCAGAAATTGCTCAATCAAGGTGTTTGCTTCGAcccctttttgtttttttttggttggttTATGATTAATTAGAGCTGAATGGGGTATAGGGGATTTGTACAAGCCTATTGTGACTAGTTTGTGATTGAAAAGTTGGGTTTTTGATTACTTGTTTATGCTTATGCTGCATTTTGTTTGATCAAATTAGTTGAGGTAAGGACCCTTTTGGCCATTGATTTTGGAGGCATTTTTTGGACAAATATCGGTTTTATCTAGCTTTTGGGAGCTAGTTTTTTAAGTCCCAAAATCTGCTTCAAACCTGTTTTTGggccaaaatataaaaaagactaAATTTTTAGTGTTTCATTCCATTTAGTGTTTGCCGCCCGGTAGTAGGAGTTTTGATAGAGGCCATTCTTGGATTATGAACCAAAATTCTTTGTTTAATGTGTAGGGACTGGGGATTTTGTGCAAATGTAAAAtgacattttcaaatatatgtttCTTTGTTAGAGCTTGCATGTACTGTCAAATTGGTGCATCGGCCACTGCCTTTTTTGGAAGTCTTGGAGAGGCGGGAAATGAAGGCTTTGGTATTGTTGTCAGTAGGGTTTGGAGGTTGAGTATATGGTAGTTGGGGTTGTGTTGGCTTTCTTATAGGATAGATTTGGTGGTCGTATTTGgaccttctttcttaccaatgGTTTTAGTACTATTCTTGTAGTTTCTTATTCTTCGATTTTGGTTACCACCTATGTTTTTTGTGCTTTGATTATCGCGTTATTTTGTTGTCATTTTTTATCTTTCCATTTCACATTATTTTGTTGTCATTTTTTATCTTCCCATTTCACATTATTTTGTCGTGTTACTGCCCTTGTTTCTGTGTTCTCTTTTTCAAAATGCTGGGAATTGTTTTATATTAAGCCAAGGGTCTATCGGAAATACTTCTCTACCTCTTTGAGGttaggggtaaggtctgtgCATACTTTGCCCTCTCCAGATGCCAGTTGTGGGATTACACTTGGTGTGTTGTTGTTGGCACTATTTTCAGTAGCTTGGAATGGTTTTATATTCATCAATGTTTTGTAGCAGTTAGGTTTGACTATTTGCTCATTGGTGTACTTCATCGTAGATGTAGAGTTCCTGcaagttaattttatatataatagacCACTGTAATTATTTACATGCATCAGAAAGGGGAGATGTGGTGTACAaggatttaagttatatacCATGTCATTGTATGGAATGTAGTTTAtaacaccaacaccaacaccagcaacATACCCAGTTGAATCCCGCAAAGTGGGGTCTGGAGAGGTTAGAGTGTAACATACCTTACCTCTACTTCTTGGAGGTTGAGAGTATATAGTATACCTTgctaaattttcaaattatcaatCCACACTTGAATTGTAGTTGGCTCTTACTAGTAAGATGGTTAAATATTCTTTCGACCATAAGTACATAAAAGTTAATTGCTTATATATAGCTCAACTTTCTCCCTGGAAAAGTTAAAAACTGATGTGCCCTAATTGGTTTTGGTATTCTGATGGATATCATTGAGACTGCTGCATCTTGGCGCTGGTTTTAACCTTTGCAGTATCCTCCAATATGGAACAATCTATATTCACCAGTAAAAATCATCATCTTTCCCTTAATTCTCTGATGTGAAGTGTGCCTAATGCTTCAGTTTTTTCTTTAAGATCCATTTCATAAGGTGAAGCGAAAAGGGGACAGAAGGAAAGAGGTAAATATTTTCAAACTGTTCTGTGGTTCTAGTTCTTATGTGATGCGCTTTGCTGTGATTATTATTGTTGATGTCCATTGCTGTCAGACAAACATTTGAtgcttcttgttttttttttttttggtaaatcagTCAATTTTAACTCCAAGGAAATTGCATGTTTCTTTCTCTTGTTGAAGTTGATTTCTAAGATTGATAGTGTCCTCTAAACAATTTACAATTGTCGATTGCACTTgcacttattttgttattttactaCAGTTTTTATCTTTATTCTAACTGAAACTATCTTTCGTCTTGCTTCAGAACCATGGGTATAAAAGTTCTACTGCTCCAGAAAATGGAAATTATTTAGAGCATGATGCACATGAAATGAGGATCAACACACACATCAATCGTAACATCCGAAGAGGGAGCTACAATCGAACTGCTTTACCTGGTAATTTGATCTTATGCAGATTTAAGTTTCTTATGTTTACCTTGATCTTAAttcccttttattattttatcaaaaaaatgttTTGTAGTACCCGTAAGGTCCTAGATCTCCTGGGAAGGTGCTGGTTGTAGGAGGTCATTAAGCCTTTTGCTATGCAATAGAATTCATACACCTTTAGTTGCTGAAGGATGATCTCTTATAGAGTGTATTAAAGCATCCATAAGCTTCTAGATGCTTGTAAATGTTGTCCTATTGGTGGAGGAAATGGCATTAGAAGTGCACCAGTTGTATGAAGAAAGCTTCTTTGTGCATGCTCGATTTTTTACGCTGAGAACCATGTCTTAAGGGGGTCATCAGATGTACATGTAGTTTATATTGGTGCGGAGACAGGGTTTAAGGTCTTTGCAATCTCAGTCACAAGTGCTTTTAGTGGCAATATGTAATAGCTGGCTGActtattttcttagttttttgCATTCTACATATGGAAGACTTTAGAAAAAGATTCCTTTAATTGAAAATTTCCTCATTAAATGTTATCCTATTGGTGGAGGAAAGGGCATTAGAAGTGCACCAGTTGTATGAAGAAAGCTTCTTTGTGCATGCTCGATTTTACGCTGAGAACCATGTCTCAAGGGGGTCATCAGATGTACATGTAGTATATATGAGTGCGGAGACAGGGATTAAGGTCTTTGCAATCTCAGTCGCAAGTGCTTTTAGTGCAATAGGTAATAGCTGGCTGAtttattttcttagttttttgCACTATACGTATGGAAGACTTTAGAAAAGGATTCCTTTGATTGAAAATTTCCTCATTACCTCTCTTCAAGAAGCTAGAAGTGAATAGATTATATATATCTTGTTGAGATGGTTAGCTGCTTCGGGAAGTCAGCATTTGTATTGGATGTTATTGCAATGTTGTCTAGACTATGGAAATAGGTATTGATGTCGGTCAAATACTTTCCTTCTCTGAtgtttgtatttcatatatctATACATAATATGTTTCTAATGTGTCTGCTCTCTCTTGTTAGCACTCTACACTACCCCACTGTTAAACTCAACTCTTTTTGATGAGTAATAAGACTTGTATTGTACTGACTAAAACAACAATTAGGATACATCAGATCATTAGGAAACTCAGCACCTTGCTATAATCAGCGAACTGACACTATGATATTCAACTCTCCTGCGTACCCTGTATCTCCTGTGAATTTTGTAGTTTTCTTAGTTTTAACTGAATGTCATGTATTTTTGGACTACCACTCATTGATAGTTTGATATTTAccacaaataacaaaactaCCAGTCATTGATGTCAAAAGTGCAGAAAAGTTATGTTGCAGGAGTCTTTAGGGCAGAGCTTAATTGAAGCGCGCACCCTAGTAAAGAAACTGAGAAGCattttgtgtttgtgtttgtgtaTATGTTGGGTAtaatgcaaaagaaagaaactaCACATACAAACAAGAATTGTATGGACAAAGTTACAAATGTGTAATGTCCattaaaataagaagaaaaaatctgtAAGTTAGTTGATATAAGTAAAACCATTCTCTTATCTTTTTTCCTGGTAAATTAATTAGCACttgtgtaaaaaaaaaacatacaagtagtaAAAGCCACGTCAAAGATGTACTAATGCTAAAATGTAGTTtttaagttcttaattatgatGTTCCGACTGCTTGAGActcttaatttttcttcattgaaaacatatttctttttcggtttattatataatgttattttcCTATATATTTCTTAAACAATTAATGTTTTACTTTCTCAGTTAAATTTTCTTGTGAAGCTTAAGCATTACTTGAGTGCATCTTTTGACAATAGCAATAGTGCTAACTGTATCTCCATTTCTTTAGTTAATTTCTGGTGATCCTATAACATACATATTGGTTGTTTGACTTTGTTCCCTGAGGTACGTTAATGTAAGTAGTTTGATGGCCAATTATTTCTAGATGCAGGACTTACTCGAGAATTCCGTGTTGTGCGAGATAATAGAGTTAACCAAAATGTCAATAGAGTGGTAAAGGCTGTCCAGACTTCTACATCTGCTGAACCAGCGATTTCAAATACTTCTGCACAAAGGTATATTATGCTCTCTTGTTTATTATACAGTAATACTTTCCATACTTAGAGAGCAGTGGCTGATCAAAGTAACGGAAGTATAGTATTACGTTAGTACGTTGACCtccacataatatatttttatcaaatattcgTTTTCTAAGTTAGACAATATTCAGTGAGCCTTTAAATTAAAAGGTGGACCTGGAATTGATTGAATGCTGTGAGATGTTTACTTTGGAAGTTGAGGTGTATTCCTACAATGTTCATGGCTTATATCTTGATTTTTGAGTTAAAGGGTGATCAATTGCTTATGGTAAACAACTATTTACCCCCCTCTTaacccttttccttttttttgggCACAACTTTGGGGCTGCTGGCAATATAAACCTGCCAattatgttcatgtatgtgTAACCTGTGTTTCAATTCTGCATATTTCAATCTTCTTTGCATTTAGATTTAAGGAAAATTGAACAGCTCTCCCAATTAATTTTTCGTGGGTCTACCTTGATAATATACCATTTTCATCTTAAATCAGATTAATTGCTATAACTAACATGAACACTAAGAAATATTGAACGGTgggattaatatatttaaaattattgttgaacaggcaattaatcaaatttaaacaaaatagtTAAACAGGTAACGTAGTCTAGTTGACATGTGCTTATTTACAGTTGTTATTGCATGTGTAATGATTCCCTATCTATGTCATGTCTAATACCTTTTTTGGTACTCTTTTCCTAAGATATCCAGAGGCGATCGTTGCATATTGACTATTATCCTTTTATCCTACTCAAATTGAATGAACGTAGACACCTTTTATCATATAACCATAATCTTTTTGGTTGATTTTCGACCTACTTTGGCCATTCACATTTACGGATATATTAtacctttaatattattgtgcCACACTATTATGAGAATCATACCTCTTTTCACGTACCTTAGAATTTTGCTTTTTTACCTATTATCTTTAAAGCCTAAAACTCCTAAAAGTTCTTTGGTTCGGCATTGCCAACATGTCTTCTTTCGActtcttgtgatcatttttACTGCATTCACTGTACATATGGTATAGGGTATTGAGTCTGAGAtagtaatatatatgttttccttGTTGGAATATGCAGCAGTTCAAAAGGGACCTCTAGCAATACTCTATCCACTGGGAGTCGTTCATCTCAAGCTCGAAATAGGAACTCTCAACATACACACTCTAATGATGCTAATTTAAGTAGCACTAATGGTCAAGGTTTGTCTGGAGAAATGCATGCATCTGTTTCAAATGCTGCTTCACAGATAGGAGGGGTGAAGCCAAATGGTTCTCGACCACATTTTATTACATCATCTAGCGATTCTGTCATTGGAGTTTATTCATCCTTTTCAGATCCAGTTCATGTACCATCTCTTGACTCCAGACCGACTGCAAAAGTTGGTGCTATTAGGCGTGAGGTAGGGGTGGTGGGTGCTCGTCGCCAGTCCGCTGAAACTTTTGCCAAGTCCTCATCTTCACAAAGCAGGTCGTCTTCAAACTCTCACATGGAGCAGGCCCGGCAGGATATTGGTAATTCTAAAGGATCACTCCGACCTATGAGCTCAAATTCTAGAAGTGACCAGAGTGGAGTATCTGATTCCCCTAAATCCAACTTGCCAATGAGCAAGTCTCTCTCGGGAAATCAACATATTAACAGACTGCATCACTCTGTGGGTCATCAGAAAGGTAGGTGCTTCATCTTAATATGaatgtttctttttcttcttgttgctATTATTTCAATTGGTTTTGGGGCATCCTAATAAAGAAAAGATTGTTCAGTTCCTACTCATGTGTGAAGAATAGGGTTAAAGTAAGCaggagaataagaagaaaaaagggcGGTGGGTGGGTGGGAGTGCGCTGAAATTTACCATCTCCATCTGATGTAGTGCATAAATGGTTTCTGAATGGTGCACTGCCTGCCTCTTTCTGAATGTGCTCATTTTCTAGATCAACCTTACTCCATTTTTTTTGGGTCCTTATATAGGTGTTCAGTGGAAGCCCAAGTTAACCAAGAAATCGAGCGTAACAGATCCCGGGGTTATTGGAAAACCTTCTGAAGGTGTCTATTTAACTAGTAAGTCAGAAGACTTGGAAAAAGAAGGATCTCAGTTGCAAGATAAGATGTCAAGGCTAAACATCTCAGAGAATGTGATCATAGCTGAACATATTCGTGTTTCTGAGACTGACCGGTGTCGCCTGACCTTTGGCAGCTTTGGAGCTGAATTTAAATCTGCGAAAGATTTGGAAGAAGAATCACAGACCAAGTCATCAAGGTTAGTGATGTTAAGTTGTACTGTTCTGTCCTGGTAAATTTGTTTATTCCTGTTAACTTTgatacaaagcaaaaaaaatccaaatagACTATATATGGACAAAACATGTAGTGTCAAGCCAAACTTATTAGCGCAGTGTGATACATGACTCAAAAGTGTATATGACCACGATAGAATCATCTTGATGTTTGTATCAATCACCTTGTAATACACATTAATTAGTAGGaagattttttctaaaagtGTTCTTAGTCACATAAGATCAACGTATCTGattctattaaaaaattttatgctTCCACAATATTATGAAAGTGGGAAGCCCTTAACTATAAAGTTGAAAGACCAATTAGTCCATTGTTAGACATTTTATCTCTAAAAAAGGAGAGGACGAGAAAGCTACATATTTGGTTCCCCAAATGTCCAAAATACCTTCAGCTGTGAATTAGGAGTATAATAAGACTTGATACATAGCCAACTCCTAAGCTGTGTTCCAGTTGAACACCTCAACTCCTATAAAGTGTTTCAGGTAAACACTTTTGACCCAGGTAGTTAATTTAACCACGTAAATTAAGCTGTCCATAAATTATACACATCAACCTCAAGTAGAAAATGCATGTGGTTTACGGCTTATCGAGGTGAATgtgtaaaataaaatgaaatgacaTACTGTATGTGATTAACTTAACTACCAAATAGACGTACAAGACCACTCAAATTTTCCCCAACATTTGAACCAAAAGTGTCTAATTGGAACACTGTATTAGGGGTTGAGGTGTTCAATTGAAACAAAACTTAATTGGAGATTTGGAGTGTCTAAATGGAATATCCTGGCAAGTTTAAGGGGCTGGGTATGTATTAAGCCTATAATATACTCAGATGGAaccaattaaaatttttataacttcATCAAATCACGTGCTTTGATTATGATTCAAGATACCaattttgaagtattatttcTAATCAGTCTTTTAACATGTCAGAtgaattgtgttttattatTTCAGCCTTTTCATTTTATGTATCTTAGTTTGAATATACATGAAGTATAAGAAAGAGACTTTGTGGTGATAAAATTGAAGATGTGTGTAGTGTAGCAAAAAGCCATATGAAGCTTATGATATTAAACATGATATGTGAATCTTGGAATTGAAGATTAAAGAGTTACTTAATATAGGAagtgacatttttatttaaacaatgAAAAAGGAATGTaagaaacataaattaaaattaaaaaaagtgtgTAACAGAGTCTTTGAAAATTATTAGGTGCAGAAAATGTGTACAATATACAGAGCATAGTCATTTGCATATCCCTTTTTGTTCAATTGTACCATATTCTCAGTCTCGATTAAAGAAAAAGTCGCAAAAAATGATTAAAGTACATTGCTTTACGTGAATTGTTATAAGTTACAATGAAAACTTAAGTTTAATGTAAAAATAcacatattttattcatataacgttagaaacttattaaaattttctaGCCTATGAAAACCATTTAATTACGTGTTCCGACATTCTTAATAAAAAGTGTTTTTCCTAATCACCGACTCACTGAGGTATAAGAAGAGTAACTATTGCTTCCTTTTATTTTACaagtatatattttatgttgcaTTTCAAACAAATTCCAAAATAACAAGCGACTCAATGTTGCATTGCTTAACCAAGCTTTTCTATCATcactatttataattttcttgaaGACAATTTGATGCTTAACCAAGCTTTTCCATCATCAGTATTTATAATATTCTTGAAGACAATTTGATGAGTACACTTGCAATTTTTTGTTAAACGGTGCTATTAGACTCTCAAGTTTGATAAGCATGATTTACAGTTTAT
Proteins encoded in this window:
- the LOC101258733 gene encoding GBF-interacting protein 1-like isoform X6, whose translation is MKLLRNCSIKNHGYKSSTAPENGNYLEHDAHEMRINTHINRNIRRGSYNRTALPDAGLTREFRVVRDNRVNQNVNRVVKAVQTSTSAEPAISNTSAQSSKGTSSNTLSTGSRSSQARNRNSQHTHSNDANLSSTNGQGLSGEMHASVSNAASQIGGVKPNGSRPHFITSSSDSVIGVYSSFSDPVHVPSLDSRPTAKVGAIRREVGVVGARRQSAETFAKSSSSQSRSSSNSHMEQARQDIGNSKGSLRPMSSNSRSDQSGVSDSPKSNLPMSKSLSGNQHINRLHHSVGHQKGVQWKPKLTKKSSVTDPGVIGKPSEGVYLTSKSEDLEKEGSQLQDKMSRLNISENVIIAEHIRVSETDRCRLTFGSFGAEFKSAKDLEEESQTKSSRLSVLVSESSTDDPVGSKQLDLADDHVQNPESTSPVSDVISDQKLSDNRESSSPEDLGNYADVGLVQDKSASYTPPESQQQQNASNLSSFSAYDPQTGYDIPYFRPAVDEALRDQGLQEALSSHAANSMPVSSIPMVQQVQQHQPIAQMYPQVHVSHYANLMPYRHVFSPVYVPPMAMPGYSSNAAYPHPPNGSNYLLMPGGGSHLSANGLKYGIQQFKPVPTGSASGFGNFTSPTGYAINTPGVIGSATGLKDSSRMKYKDGNLYVPNPQAETSEMWMNPRDISIMQSGSYYSMSGQTPHATYLPSHSGHASFNAAAPSSHMQFSGLYHPPQPAAMANPHHMGSAMAGNVGVGMAAAAPGAQVGAYQQPQLGHLNWTGNF
- the LOC101258733 gene encoding uncharacterized protein isoform X5, producing MKLLRNCSIKNHGYKSSTAPENGNYLEHDAHEMRINTHINRNIRRGSYNRTALPDAGLTREFRVVRDNRVNQNVNRVVKAVQTSTSAEPAISNTSAQSSSKGTSSNTLSTGSRSSQARNRNSQHTHSNDANLSSTNGQGLSGEMHASVSNAASQIGGVKPNGSRPHFITSSSDSVIGVYSSFSDPVHVPSLDSRPTAKVGAIRREVGVVGARRQSAETFAKSSSSQSRSSSNSHMEQARQDIGNSKGSLRPMSSNSRSDQSGVSDSPKSNLPMSKSLSGNQHINRLHHSVGHQKGVQWKPKLTKKSSVTDPGVIGKPSEGVYLTSKSEDLEKEGSQLQDKMSRLNISENVIIAEHIRVSETDRCRLTFGSFGAEFKSAKDLEEESQTKSSRLSVLVSESSTDDPVGSKQLDLADDHVQNPESTSPVSDVISDQKLSDNRESSSPEDLGNYADVGLVQDKSASYTPPESQQQQNASNLSSFSAYDPQTGYDIPYFRPAVDEALRDQGLQEALSSHAANSMPVSSIPMVQQVQQHQPIAQMYPQVHVSHYANLMPYRHVFSPVYVPPMAMPGYSSNAAYPHPPNGSNYLLMPGGGSHLSANGLKYGIQQFKPVPTGSASGFGNFTSPTGYAINTPGVIGSATGLKDSSRMKYKDGNLYVPNPQAETSEMWMNPRDISIMQSGSYYSMSGQTPHATYLPSHSGHASFNAAAPSSHMQFSGLYHPPQPAAMANPHHMGSAMAGNVGVGMAAAAPGAQVGAYQQPQLGHLNWTGNF